The Impatiens glandulifera chromosome 3, dImpGla2.1, whole genome shotgun sequence genome contains a region encoding:
- the LOC124930389 gene encoding uncharacterized protein LOC124930389, with protein sequence MERRGNGKMLSIKVWNIIQEKEQIVYWANLVWSSKVIPRHQFIIWLVFRERLNTRDHVKKYMEIPDLRCLLCEWNEETYDHLFENHSFASKLWNTFVKNMEMTRFPGDWKEIKEVAMKKAKGTKIKSKIFKCGFDSTVYNIWRERNARAFSRNRRSLEQT encoded by the coding sequence ATGGAAAGACGGGGAAATGGGAAGATGCTTTCAATCAAAGTGTGGAACATCATCCAAGAGAAAGAGCAAATAGTATATTGGGCTAATCTGGTCTGGTCATCAAAGGTTATCCCgagacaccaattcatcataTGGCTTGTATTTCGAGAAAGGCTAAACACAAGAGATCATGTCAAGAAGTACATGGAAATTCCGGATTTAAGATGTCTGCTGTGTGAATGGAATGAAGAAACATATGATCATCTCTTCGAGAACCATTCATTTGCCTCGAAACTTTGGAATACATTTGTAAAAAATATGGAGATGACCAGATTCCCGGGAGAttggaaagaaatcaaggaagtGGCTATGAAGAAAGCGAAGGGAACAAAGATTAAgtcaaagattttcaaatgcGGATTCGACTCAACAGTTTACAACATCTGGCGGGAGAGAAATGCAAGGGCATTCTCGAGGAATCGAAGAAGTCTGGAGCAGACCTAG